A DNA window from Prochlorococcus marinus str. GP2 contains the following coding sequences:
- a CDS encoding TVP38/TMEM64 family protein, producing MNKIQKFLSVVFFIAIFVILIYLIQNYGIEPLRNKIESMGIWAPFGIFILRGVSIILPALPSSAYSLLAGSLLGFQKGYMTIIFSDIVFCQAAFFIARNYGRVPVRKLVGPKAMQKIESFNQNQLEENFFLMTGLLMTGLFDFLSYAIGIGGTRWKIFTPALLISLLISDSILVAVGAGVSQGAGLFLGIALLGMFALATISGLAKNKMPK from the coding sequence ATGAATAAAATACAGAAATTTCTCTCAGTAGTTTTTTTCATTGCAATATTTGTAATATTGATTTATTTGATCCAAAATTATGGGATTGAACCTTTAAGGAACAAAATAGAAAGTATGGGGATTTGGGCTCCTTTTGGAATATTTATCCTTAGAGGAGTAAGTATTATTTTACCTGCCCTTCCAAGTTCTGCTTATTCTCTGCTAGCTGGTTCATTACTAGGTTTTCAAAAAGGTTACATGACAATAATCTTTTCTGATATCGTTTTTTGCCAAGCTGCTTTCTTTATTGCGAGAAATTATGGTCGGGTTCCTGTACGTAAATTAGTAGGCCCAAAAGCAATGCAAAAGATTGAAAGTTTTAATCAAAACCAGCTAGAAGAAAATTTCTTTCTTATGACAGGTCTACTAATGACTGGCCTTTTTGATTTTCTAAGCTACGCAATTGGCATTGGAGGAACTCGCTGGAAAATATTTACTCCTGCATTATTAATAAGTCTTCTAATCAGTGACTCTATACTAGTAGCAGTAGGAGCTGGAGTTAGCCAGGGAGCAGGATTATTTCTAGGGATTGCTCTGTTGGGAATGTTTGCTTTAGCAACTATTTCAGGATTGGCAAAAAATAAAATGCCTAAATAA
- the psbM gene encoding photosystem II reaction center protein PsbM: METTNFGFVASLLFVGVPTIFLIGLFISTQDGEKSSFYSDSSKGRLGPKR, from the coding sequence ATGGAAACAACTAATTTTGGATTCGTAGCTAGTCTTTTATTTGTAGGGGTGCCAACAATTTTCCTTATTGGCTTATTTATTTCTACTCAAGATGGCGAAAAATCAAGCTTCTATTCTGACTCCAGTAAAGGTAGGCTTGGCCCAAAACGCTAA
- the minE gene encoding cell division topological specificity factor MinE, with protein MMTLRDLINKLLGRETASANTARERLQLVLAHDRVDMSSLTTDLLDKMRKEILDVVAKYVEIDFEEVAVSLETEDRMTALVANLPIKRTISGEIKFKKNDKADKDIKK; from the coding sequence ATGATGACTCTAAGAGATCTTATAAATAAGTTACTAGGCAGGGAAACGGCTAGTGCAAACACAGCAAGAGAAAGATTACAACTTGTGCTAGCACATGACAGAGTTGATATGAGTTCACTAACAACTGATCTTTTGGATAAGATGAGAAAAGAAATTCTTGACGTTGTTGCTAAATATGTTGAGATTGATTTTGAAGAGGTAGCAGTAAGCTTGGAAACTGAGGATAGAATGACTGCATTAGTAGCTAATCTACCAATCAAAAGAACTATTTCTGGAGAAATAAAATTCAAGAAAAATGATAAAGCGGATAAAGATATCAAAAAGTAA
- a CDS encoding R-phycoerythrin subunit beta has translation MSASKNNQLFSADKKLNDLSNIKEFINTANSRLDAINSITNNSHAIAADAVTAMICENHDSLNSKISLNTTNKMSVCLRDGEIILRIVAYLLISNDESVLEKSCLKDLKNTYLALGVPLRNARRVFLLMRDATISDLNSTVNNMSGNKDFLPKLISETEFQFEKIINLLN, from the coding sequence ATGTCAGCTTCAAAGAATAATCAACTATTTTCAGCCGATAAGAAATTAAATGATTTAAGCAATATAAAAGAATTTATTAATACTGCAAACTCAAGATTAGATGCAATAAACTCAATAACCAATAATTCACATGCAATCGCAGCAGACGCTGTAACAGCAATGATTTGCGAAAATCATGATTCACTTAATTCAAAAATATCTTTAAATACAACTAACAAGATGTCAGTTTGTTTAAGAGATGGAGAAATAATCCTAAGGATTGTTGCTTATCTTTTAATTTCTAATGACGAATCAGTTTTAGAAAAAAGTTGTTTGAAGGATCTTAAAAATACTTATCTTGCTCTTGGGGTACCTTTAAGAAATGCAAGAAGGGTTTTTCTATTAATGCGAGATGCAACTATCTCTGATTTGAATTCAACAGTTAATAATATGAGTGGAAACAAAGACTTTCTTCCTAAATTAATATCTGAAACAGAGTTTCAATTTGAAAAGATAATTAATCTTTTAAACTAG
- a CDS encoding FGGY-family carbohydrate kinase, producing MPNNFCGGLDFGTSGARISIINSHKELIYSNSVPYPYSFKNPNSWIISCEKLLDNLPIKLKSNLNKLAISGTSGTLTAFNFNGEPIGEAIPYDQACNEQKILLESLTSGENHLRTPYSSLAKALSLIDKYGTNILLRHQSDWITGWFLKDWTHGEEGNNIKLGWDLIKESWPKSYFNTSLQKCLPQIIKSGKIIGQVNSNLAKRFNLNKNLILISGTTDSNASLIAAGLGKEDGVTVLGTTIVIKQIIDKPVKEEGITTHRVNGNWICGGASNAGCGILSKFFSDLEIKELSRQINTSKNTSLNLLPLNSRGERFPINDSNLEPILGPRPVSDSLYLHALFEGLAKIELKGWEKLSELTGSLPKKIITIGGGSKNPQWRKIREKIINIPIVSCNKTTSFGAALLAINSNK from the coding sequence ATGCCTAATAATTTTTGTGGAGGTTTAGACTTTGGAACAAGTGGTGCAAGAATATCTATAATCAACTCTCATAAAGAATTAATATATTCAAATTCAGTTCCTTATCCATACAGCTTTAAGAATCCAAATTCTTGGATAATTTCCTGTGAAAAACTTTTAGATAATTTACCTATTAAGCTGAAAAGTAATCTCAATAAATTGGCTATATCTGGTACCTCAGGAACTTTGACAGCATTTAATTTTAACGGAGAACCGATAGGAGAAGCAATTCCTTATGACCAAGCATGTAATGAACAAAAGATCCTGCTTGAATCGTTAACCTCTGGAGAAAATCATTTACGAACTCCATACAGTAGTCTTGCAAAAGCATTAAGCCTAATAGATAAATATGGGACAAATATTCTTTTAAGACATCAATCAGACTGGATCACTGGTTGGTTTTTAAAAGATTGGACTCATGGAGAAGAAGGTAATAATATCAAGCTTGGTTGGGATCTTATAAAAGAATCATGGCCAAAAAGCTATTTCAATACTTCATTGCAAAAATGCTTGCCTCAAATAATAAAAAGTGGAAAAATTATTGGCCAAGTAAATTCTAATTTAGCCAAGAGATTTAACTTGAATAAGAATTTAATATTAATCTCAGGCACTACTGACTCTAATGCAAGTTTAATAGCTGCGGGTTTAGGTAAAGAGGATGGCGTCACAGTTTTAGGAACAACCATTGTGATTAAACAAATTATTGATAAGCCTGTAAAAGAAGAAGGAATTACAACCCATAGAGTCAATGGCAATTGGATCTGCGGAGGAGCATCAAATGCAGGATGCGGCATTTTATCTAAATTTTTTTCTGATTTAGAAATTAAGGAACTAAGTAGACAAATAAATACATCGAAAAACACTTCTTTGAATCTTTTACCTCTTAATAGTAGAGGTGAAAGATTTCCTATTAATGATTCTAATTTAGAGCCGATTCTTGGTCCTAGACCAGTAAGCGACTCACTTTATTTACATGCATTATTCGAGGGTCTAGCTAAAATTGAGTTAAAAGGATGGGAAAAGCTCTCTGAACTAACAGGCTCACTTCCCAAAAAAATTATTACTATTGGTGGAGGTTCAAAAAACCCTCAGTGGAGAAAAATAAGAGAAAAAATTATAAATATACCAATAGTTTCATGTAATAAAACCACTTCATTTGGTGCTGCATTATTAGCCATTAATTCAAACAAATAA
- a CDS encoding L-threonylcarbamoyladenylate synthase — protein sequence MNLVDQESALNTLKSGLPIIFPTDTLPAIGCLPNFSNIIYKFKKRDQNKPLILMGSEQKQLIDYVHESAKEDYKNIASNYWPGALTMVIPSSKKHTLILTSKDLTLGLRIPNSNIAQSLMKETGPLLTSSANISGFTGSMTAEGIALDFPSVKILGPFPWGKSSGKASTIISWQRSGDWRIIREGEVLVRELN from the coding sequence ATGAATTTAGTAGATCAAGAATCAGCTTTGAACACTCTTAAAAGTGGTTTACCAATTATTTTCCCAACAGATACCTTGCCTGCAATTGGATGCCTGCCAAATTTTTCAAACATTATTTATAAATTTAAAAAAAGAGATCAAAATAAACCCTTAATTCTTATGGGATCAGAACAAAAACAATTAATAGATTATGTTCACGAATCAGCTAAAGAAGATTACAAAAATATAGCTTCGAATTATTGGCCTGGAGCTCTGACAATGGTTATTCCCTCTTCAAAAAAACACACCTTAATTCTTACAAGCAAAGATCTTACTCTTGGGTTAAGGATCCCAAATTCAAATATAGCTCAATCTCTAATGAAAGAAACCGGTCCATTATTAACTTCAAGTGCTAATATTTCAGGTTTTACAGGATCAATGACAGCTGAAGGAATTGCTTTAGACTTCCCTTCGGTAAAAATTTTAGGACCTTTCCCATGGGGAAAAAGTAGTGGGAAAGCTAGTACTATTATATCTTGGCAGAGAAGTGGCGATTGGAGAATAATAAGAGAAGGAGAAGTATTAGTTAGGGAATTGAATTAG
- the metK gene encoding methionine adenosyltransferase produces MSDFIFTSESVTEGHPDKICDQISDAVLDALLTEDPESRVACETVVNTGLCLLTGEITSKAKVDYIKLVRNIIKEIGYVGHKAGGFDANSCAVLVALDEQSPDISQGVNEADDINDDLDNNTGAGDQGIMFGYSCDETPELMPLPISLAHRLAIQLAKVRHEKVLSYLLPDGKTQVSIDYENGVPVSINTILISTQHNPEIDGIKNEEEIRQRIKEDLWKNVVVPATKDLAIKPNIHKTRFLVNPTGKFVVGGPQGDAGLTGRKIIVDTYGGYARHGGGAFSGKDPTKVDRSAAYAARYVAKSIVKAKLAKKAEVQLSYAIGVAKPISILVETFGTGVISQANLTNLIQKHFDLRPAAIIKEFDLKNLPKKMGGKFFRKTASYGHFGRRDLELPWENVEEKAAQLVEASKIFL; encoded by the coding sequence ATGAGTGATTTCATCTTCACTTCTGAATCCGTAACTGAAGGTCATCCTGACAAAATATGTGATCAAATAAGTGACGCTGTTTTAGATGCTTTACTAACAGAAGATCCAGAAAGCAGAGTTGCATGTGAAACTGTTGTAAATACTGGTCTTTGCTTACTTACTGGAGAAATAACTTCAAAAGCAAAAGTCGATTATATAAAACTTGTAAGAAATATAATTAAAGAAATTGGATATGTAGGCCATAAAGCAGGTGGTTTTGACGCAAATAGTTGTGCTGTTTTAGTAGCACTTGACGAGCAATCACCAGATATTTCACAAGGAGTAAACGAAGCCGATGATATAAACGATGATTTAGACAACAATACTGGAGCTGGCGACCAAGGCATCATGTTTGGCTATTCATGCGATGAAACTCCTGAATTGATGCCCTTACCTATCAGCTTGGCTCATAGATTAGCCATTCAACTTGCCAAAGTTAGACATGAAAAGGTTCTGAGTTATCTCCTCCCCGATGGTAAAACTCAAGTAAGTATTGATTACGAAAATGGAGTACCAGTTTCAATTAACACAATTTTAATTTCAACTCAACATAATCCCGAGATTGATGGAATTAAAAATGAAGAAGAAATTCGTCAAAGAATAAAAGAAGATTTATGGAAGAATGTTGTAGTTCCTGCTACTAAAGATCTAGCAATCAAACCAAATATTCACAAAACAAGATTTCTAGTAAACCCCACGGGAAAATTTGTTGTTGGGGGCCCTCAGGGAGATGCCGGTCTTACTGGTAGAAAAATTATTGTAGATACTTATGGTGGATATGCAAGACACGGAGGTGGTGCATTTTCAGGCAAAGATCCTACAAAAGTGGACAGATCAGCTGCTTATGCAGCACGCTATGTAGCTAAAAGTATAGTTAAGGCAAAATTAGCAAAAAAAGCTGAAGTGCAGCTTAGTTATGCGATTGGCGTTGCAAAACCAATTTCCATACTCGTTGAAACTTTTGGCACTGGTGTTATTTCGCAAGCTAATTTGACTAACCTTATTCAAAAACACTTTGATTTAAGACCTGCAGCAATAATAAAAGAATTTGACTTAAAAAATCTACCCAAAAAAATGGGCGGTAAGTTTTTTAGAAAGACTGCATCTTACGGACATTTTGGTAGAAGAGATCTTGAGCTCCCTTGGGAAAATGTTGAAGAAAAAGCAGCCCAATTAGTTGAGGCATCCAAAATATTTTTATAA
- the psbB gene encoding photosystem II chlorophyll-binding protein CP47 — MGLPWYRVHTVVINDPGRLLAVHLMHTALLAGWAGSMALYELAIFDPSDAVLNPMWRQGMYVMPFMARLGITSSWNGWDITGATGVDPGFWSFEGVAAAHIVFSGLLMLASIWHWTYWDLELWEDSRTGEPALDLPRIFGIHLLLAGITCFGFGAFHCANVGIWVSDPYGLNGHVEAVAPSWGVDGFNPFNPGGIVANHIAAGLLGIIGGIFHITNRPGERLYRALKLGSLEGVLASALAAVLFVSFVVSGTMWYGSATTPIELFGPTRYQWDSGYFKTEINRRVQAAIDNGATKEEAYASIPEKLAFYDYVGNSPAKGGLFRVGALVNGDGLPTGWQGHIAFQDKEGNELEVRRIPNFFENFPVILEDKDGNVRADIPFRRAEAKYSFEQTGITATIYGGDLNGQTFTDPAVVKRLARKAQLGEAFKFDRETYKSDGVFRSSPRAWFTYAHLCFGLLFLFGHWWHASRTLYRNSFAGIDAEIGDQVEFGLFKKLGDETTRRIPGRV, encoded by the coding sequence ATGGGATTGCCTTGGTATCGAGTTCACACAGTAGTTATTAACGACCCAGGTCGACTACTTGCTGTGCATCTTATGCATACTGCATTATTAGCCGGCTGGGCCGGTTCTATGGCTCTTTATGAATTAGCCATTTTTGATCCTTCTGATGCTGTTCTCAATCCAATGTGGAGACAGGGAATGTACGTTATGCCTTTTATGGCTAGATTAGGAATCACAAGTAGTTGGAATGGATGGGATATTACGGGTGCTACGGGTGTTGATCCTGGATTCTGGAGTTTTGAGGGAGTTGCTGCAGCACACATAGTATTTAGTGGACTATTAATGTTGGCCTCAATCTGGCACTGGACATACTGGGACTTAGAGTTATGGGAAGATTCAAGAACAGGAGAACCCGCTCTCGATCTTCCAAGAATTTTTGGAATTCATCTTCTTCTAGCTGGAATTACATGCTTTGGCTTTGGAGCATTTCATTGCGCGAACGTGGGTATTTGGGTTTCTGACCCCTATGGTTTAAATGGCCATGTAGAAGCAGTTGCTCCTTCATGGGGAGTGGATGGATTTAATCCTTTTAATCCGGGTGGGATAGTTGCAAATCATATAGCAGCCGGACTTTTGGGAATAATTGGAGGAATCTTTCACATTACTAATAGGCCGGGAGAAAGACTTTATAGAGCATTAAAACTTGGTAGTCTTGAAGGAGTTTTAGCTAGTGCTTTAGCTGCTGTGCTTTTTGTATCTTTTGTTGTATCAGGAACAATGTGGTACGGTTCAGCCACAACTCCAATTGAGTTATTTGGTCCAACTAGATATCAGTGGGATTCAGGTTATTTCAAAACTGAAATCAATAGAAGGGTTCAAGCTGCCATTGATAATGGTGCTACAAAAGAAGAAGCATATGCTTCTATTCCAGAGAAATTAGCTTTCTACGACTACGTTGGAAACAGTCCTGCTAAAGGTGGATTATTTAGAGTTGGAGCTCTCGTTAATGGCGATGGATTACCAACTGGGTGGCAAGGTCACATTGCTTTTCAGGACAAAGAAGGTAATGAATTAGAAGTTAGAAGAATACCTAATTTCTTTGAAAACTTCCCAGTCATACTTGAAGATAAAGATGGCAACGTTAGGGCAGACATACCCTTTAGAAGAGCCGAAGCTAAGTATTCATTTGAACAAACAGGCATAACTGCAACTATCTATGGAGGAGATTTAAATGGACAAACATTTACAGACCCTGCTGTAGTTAAAAGATTAGCTAGAAAAGCGCAGCTTGGAGAAGCATTTAAGTTTGACAGAGAAACTTATAAATCTGACGGAGTATTCCGAAGTTCTCCAAGAGCATGGTTTACGTATGCTCATCTATGCTTCGGTCTGTTATTCTTGTTTGGCCACTGGTGGCATGCTTCAAGAACTCTTTACAGAAATTCCTTTGCTGGTATTGACGCTGAGATTGGTGACCAAGTTGAATTTGGTCTATTTAAGAAACTTGGTGACGAAACCACAAGAAGAATCCCAGGAAGGGTTTAA
- a CDS encoding photosystem II reaction center protein T: MEAFAYVLILTLAVVTLFFAVAFRDPPKFDRK; this comes from the coding sequence ATGGAAGCCTTTGCTTACGTTCTTATTTTAACTCTCGCAGTTGTTACATTATTCTTTGCTGTCGCCTTTAGAGATCCCCCTAAATTTGATAGAAAATGA
- a CDS encoding 30S ribosomal protein S1 — protein MNENSSPTIKELSEDQEIKNSSELDNDSASQNEEDLSFEKSDIPSADSSSSRTNTDFDNAGFTQEEFASLLGKYDYNFKPGDLVKGTVFALEPKGAMIDIGAKTAAFMPVQEVSINRVEGLNDVLQPSESREFFIMSEENEDGQLALSIRRIEYQRAWERVRQLQKEDATIYSEVFATNRGGALVRVEGLRGFIPGSHISARKIKDDLEGEYLPLKFLEVDEERNRLVLSHRRALVEKKMNRLEVGEVVVGSVKGIKPYGAFIDIGGVSGLLHISEISHEHIETPHNILNVNDQMKVMIIDLDSERGRISLSTKALEPEPGDMLTDPQKVFSKAEEMAAKYKQMLFEQTDDNEEIPLASS, from the coding sequence ATGAACGAAAATTCTTCCCCAACCATTAAAGAACTTTCTGAGGATCAAGAAATAAAAAATTCTTCTGAGTTAGATAATGATTCAGCATCCCAAAATGAGGAAGATTTATCATTCGAGAAGAGCGATATCCCTTCAGCAGATTCTTCCTCAAGCAGAACAAATACGGATTTTGACAACGCAGGATTCACACAAGAAGAATTTGCATCGCTTTTGGGTAAGTATGACTATAACTTTAAGCCTGGCGATCTAGTTAAAGGTACTGTTTTTGCTTTAGAGCCCAAAGGGGCAATGATAGATATAGGGGCAAAAACAGCTGCTTTTATGCCTGTTCAGGAGGTTTCAATAAATCGAGTTGAAGGACTTAATGATGTTTTACAACCTTCAGAAAGTAGAGAATTTTTCATAATGAGTGAAGAAAATGAAGATGGCCAGTTAGCCCTCTCCATTAGAAGAATTGAATATCAAAGAGCATGGGAAAGAGTTAGACAACTCCAAAAAGAAGATGCCACTATATACTCTGAAGTTTTTGCGACAAACAGAGGCGGAGCTCTTGTGAGGGTAGAAGGCTTGAGAGGGTTTATTCCAGGCTCTCATATAAGCGCTCGAAAAATTAAAGATGACTTAGAAGGTGAATATTTACCTTTAAAATTTCTTGAAGTTGATGAAGAGAGAAATAGATTAGTACTAAGTCATAGAAGAGCTTTGGTTGAGAAAAAAATGAATAGACTTGAGGTAGGTGAGGTTGTTGTTGGTTCTGTAAAAGGTATTAAGCCTTATGGCGCCTTTATTGATATTGGTGGAGTTAGTGGTTTATTACATATATCCGAGATCAGTCACGAACATATTGAGACGCCCCATAATATTTTAAATGTAAATGACCAAATGAAAGTAATGATAATTGACCTTGATTCGGAAAGAGGACGAATTTCACTTTCCACTAAAGCACTTGAACCTGAACCAGGCGATATGCTCACTGATCCTCAAAAAGTTTTTAGTAAAGCTGAAGAAATGGCTGCGAAATACAAGCAAATGTTATTTGAGCAAACTGACGACAATGAAGAAATTCCTTTAGCTTCCTCTTAA
- a CDS encoding phycobiliprotein lyase — protein sequence MTKNLTIINQFIDKSIGEWKSIRSTHTLAFQEFENSTSKIYIKHINKKNKKVVDIFKNYKFSLNLESIAISINWQAISDWDNDVISEGDETILIFLPKDENSGIVLRNKGYTESFISSSNYFIDEQNNLQIKNIYKSTVSEERISFLSTHVRSRFSTIRNLVNNSVIQTSHTSEIRNLASLKD from the coding sequence TTGACGAAGAATCTAACAATAATTAATCAATTCATTGATAAAAGTATAGGAGAGTGGAAATCTATTAGAAGTACTCACACTTTAGCTTTTCAGGAATTTGAAAACTCAACTAGTAAAATATATATAAAACATATCAACAAAAAAAATAAAAAAGTCGTTGATATTTTTAAAAATTATAAATTTAGTTTAAACCTAGAGAGCATAGCCATTTCTATAAACTGGCAAGCTATTAGTGATTGGGATAATGATGTTATCAGTGAGGGAGATGAAACTATTCTGATTTTTTTACCCAAAGATGAAAATTCAGGAATTGTTTTAAGAAATAAAGGTTATACAGAATCCTTTATTTCATCATCAAATTATTTTATTGATGAACAAAATAATTTACAAATTAAAAATATATATAAATCAACAGTTTCCGAAGAAAGAATTTCCTTTTTATCCACACATGTAAGATCCAGATTTTCTACTATTAGAAATCTGGTAAATAACTCAGTCATACAGACTTCCCATACTTCAGAGATAAGGAATTTAGCTAGTTTAAAAGATTAA
- a CDS encoding 2Fe-2S iron-sulfur cluster-binding protein, with protein sequence MATIRFIREDIEVQCNPGENLRELVLKENLQLYGLKGILGNCGGAGQCSTCFISVEGGNKNSLSPLTSVEEEKLQNRPENWRLACQTLIKSSAVILTKPQSPPSNLEELKKISENKKLPR encoded by the coding sequence ATGGCAACTATCAGATTCATCCGTGAGGATATTGAGGTTCAATGCAATCCTGGTGAAAATTTAAGGGAACTTGTACTTAAAGAGAATTTACAGCTTTATGGATTAAAAGGTATTTTAGGAAATTGTGGAGGGGCTGGACAATGTAGTACTTGTTTTATTTCCGTTGAAGGAGGAAATAAAAATTCTCTTAGCCCACTTACATCAGTTGAAGAAGAAAAACTTCAAAATAGACCAGAGAATTGGCGACTTGCCTGTCAAACTTTGATAAAATCGTCTGCAGTAATTTTAACAAAACCTCAATCTCCTCCTTCAAATTTGGAAGAACTCAAAAAAATTAGCGAAAATAAAAAATTACCTCGCTAA
- the nrdR gene encoding transcriptional regulator NrdR, giving the protein MQCPTCQNTDSRVLESRSADSGKSVRRRRECLNCSFRFTTYERVESMPVSVIKKDGSRELFDKQKLFTGISRACEKTNFSSEAIINFVDGIESQIVQDSNKDIKSSQIGELILKNLRKENEVAYIRYASVYRKFNGVKDFISTLESLKGSSKNQLASIF; this is encoded by the coding sequence ATGCAGTGTCCAACCTGTCAAAATACAGATAGCAGAGTTTTGGAATCAAGATCTGCTGATAGTGGTAAAAGTGTTCGAAGAAGAAGAGAGTGCTTAAATTGCAGCTTTAGATTTACAACTTATGAGAGAGTCGAATCTATGCCAGTTTCAGTTATTAAAAAAGATGGTAGCAGAGAATTATTTGATAAACAAAAATTATTTACTGGTATATCAAGAGCTTGCGAAAAGACTAACTTCAGTAGTGAAGCAATTATTAATTTCGTAGATGGAATTGAATCACAAATTGTTCAAGATTCTAATAAAGATATAAAATCTTCACAAATCGGGGAATTAATACTTAAAAATCTTAGAAAAGAAAACGAAGTCGCTTATATAAGATATGCTTCAGTTTATAGAAAATTCAATGGGGTAAAAGATTTTATTTCTACTCTTGAATCTCTAAAAGGAAGTTCAAAAAACCAATTAGCTTCAATTTTTTAA
- the prmC gene encoding peptide chain release factor N(5)-glutamine methyltransferase codes for MLCIPIKEFLFWKKKQLSKGGDQQSFILLLDCLGGLSACDQNILNINPEGNLYLKKNLDFLESVWEDHLLKSNPIQHLCGVAFWRNLKLKVTNKVLIPRPETELIIDIVLKIFGENSQKLLFAELGTGSGAISIALSLAYPLWDGIATDIDKDVLEIATENYNNSFSQSNLKFSCGHWWNPLESFKGKLDLAISNPPYIPEDTYERLPKEVKNFEPKIALLGGDDGLKHIREIIQKAPFYLKDKGWLILENHYDQGEKVKQLLLKNKFTSIEIVNDLSGIGRFTIGRYK; via the coding sequence ATGCTTTGCATTCCTATAAAAGAATTTTTATTTTGGAAAAAAAAGCAACTTTCTAAAGGTGGAGACCAACAATCCTTTATTTTATTACTTGATTGTTTGGGGGGATTATCTGCTTGCGATCAAAATATTTTAAATATTAATCCTGAGGGAAATTTATATTTAAAAAAAAACTTAGACTTTTTAGAATCTGTTTGGGAAGATCATTTATTAAAATCTAATCCTATTCAACATCTATGTGGAGTAGCTTTTTGGAGAAACTTAAAATTAAAAGTCACAAATAAAGTACTAATCCCTAGGCCAGAGACTGAGCTGATAATTGATATTGTTTTAAAAATATTTGGAGAAAATTCACAAAAATTACTTTTTGCAGAATTAGGAACGGGATCAGGTGCTATAAGCATTGCGTTGTCGTTAGCGTATCCATTATGGGATGGAATAGCGACTGACATAGATAAAGATGTATTAGAAATAGCTACTGAAAATTATAATAATTCTTTTAGTCAATCAAATTTAAAATTTAGTTGCGGACATTGGTGGAACCCTCTCGAAAGCTTTAAGGGAAAATTAGATCTCGCTATTTCAAACCCACCATATATCCCTGAGGATACTTATGAAAGATTACCCAAAGAGGTTAAAAATTTTGAACCAAAAATTGCTTTACTTGGAGGCGACGATGGTTTAAAACACATTAGGGAAATAATTCAAAAAGCACCATTTTATCTAAAAGATAAGGGATGGTTGATTTTAGAAAATCACTATGATCAAGGTGAAAAAGTAAAACAACTACTTTTAAAAAATAAATTTACATCAATTGAAATCGTGAATGATCTTTCTGGTATTGGTAGGTTTACGATTGGGAGATATAAATAA